ATCACGTTTTGATAGTGGTCAGCAAAGTGCACAGCAAGAACGATTTTCCCTCGATCAGTTGGTGAATGATATTGTAGACCAGTACAACATGCGTTTTCCTGACCGTGATTTTTCGTGTACAGTGCAACCGCAAATATGGGTGTATGGCGATCCGTTTTTGATTCGGTTGTTGCTCAACAACCTCATTGATAATGCCATGAAGTATGCGCCAAAAAACAGTACCATTGATGTTTCGCTGAAGCTCAAAAATCAGGTAGCCAAATTGAGAGTAGCCGATCAGGGCAAGGGCATTCCGGCAGAAGAAAAGAAGAAAGTATTTGATAAATTTTACCGCATGGGCAATGAACAAACCAGAAACACCAAGGGGACAGGCCTGGGTTTGTATCTGGTAAAACGCATTGCCGAGCGGCACGATGGCACGGTAGAAATAACCGACAATGTGCCACAGGGTAGTATTTTTACCATCCGGTTTCCTTTAGACGATTCAACAGTTTAGACATGAAAATACCTGCACCAGTTGCCTCCATATTGTTGGTAGAAGATGAAGAAGCATTGCACGAAACACTCAAGATGAACCTTGGGCTGGAAGGCTACGATGTGGTGTCGGCATACACAGGCCAACAGGCACTCGAAAAACTGGAAGGCGAATATTTCGATTTGGTAGTGCTTGATATAATGCTGCCCGAAATTGACGGCATTGGCGTATTGGAAACCATGCGCATTAAAAAGATTGATTCGCCTGTGCTCATACTGAGTGCCCGCAACTCTACCAACGATCGTATTCTCG
The Phnomibacter ginsenosidimutans genome window above contains:
- a CDS encoding sensor histidine kinase → MQSAKKKLAFVTVIFWFLLAYIMAALVWWFVSLDQQNNDMALLRLSELNPAAANYAARKADVLDYQRRKHGQYVGEGIIFMLLIWVGALFVYLATRRYLRLGQQQQNFMMAVTHELKTPIAVARLNIETMQRRKLDDTQRDRLLQMTLNETERLNDLCDNILLASRFDSGQQSAQQERFSLDQLVNDIVDQYNMRFPDRDFSCTVQPQIWVYGDPFLIRLLLNNLIDNAMKYAPKNSTIDVSLKLKNQVAKLRVADQGKGIPAEEKKKVFDKFYRMGNEQTRNTKGTGLGLYLVKRIAERHDGTVEITDNVPQGSIFTIRFPLDDSTV